From Neoarius graeffei isolate fNeoGra1 chromosome 27, fNeoGra1.pri, whole genome shotgun sequence:
ccaaaaagttgccccgtgtatcatcaccataagtaaGGCATGTTTCCATCCTGAATTAATAACCATTTCATACAAAGAAATCAATCTCTCTCTGAAAAGCAGGCAAGTAAATTGTCTGGCGTCTTTTAGTGAGGACAGGAAGTGATTTAAtaacctttattattattatttaaaaaaaaaaaaaaagcacccacacacacaacacatccAAGTGTTGAAATAGCTCGGGCATGTGATTCATCTGACCAAACATCTACACCCAGGTCGAAGCCCTGTGGTGTGCCTGGAGTACATAATTGAGCCCATTACTCAAATGGAGAACTAATGAGCTGATAAAGATCCCTGTTTGTGCCTCCGATTCACATTTACAAGTTACATGCTGACACTAAATGCCATTATGTACGCAGTTCCTACCTGCGTGTGCGATCATGTTTACGATCTTTGCCATTTCATTACTTATACATCTCTACTGATACACTTACTGAGGATACGGATACAAGTTTTGATTAACTGCAAATCAAATCCAAGCAGAGATTAAaccgatgggcggcacggtggtgtagtggttagcatggtcgcctcacagcaagaaggttctgggttcgagcccagcggccagcaagggcctttctgtgcggagtttgcatgttctccccgtgtctgcgtgggtttcctccgggtgctccggtttcccccacagtccaaagacatgcaggttaggttaatatgggacggtcttgggctgaggtgcccttgagcgaggcacctaactcccaactgctccccgggtgctgttagcatggctgcccactgctctgggtatgtatgtgtgtgttcactactttggatgggttaaatgcagagaggaaatttcacaagtgtgtgatgaataaagttgtgctttctttctcttaTTAATAAGGAAACTATTGGTGAACTTTCGTTGTGCTCATTTTACAGTCAGGTTTGTCTGGATGCAACTTTAGTAAGGACCATTTAATATCATGTCTGGCATTCACACGTCACTCTCACCTTAATGACTCGTCCTCTGAACAAGGTTTCATCCAAAGCCATGGCCATCCTCACCGACTCTCTATCAGAAAACTCGATGTATGCAAACCTAAGGAGAACAGCAAAGCAATGGGGACTCGAACAAAAAGCTTGATGCACCAATCCAGACAAATGTAATATCTTTCCCTCACCCTTTCGGATGGCCAGTGAATTTGTCACAAAGAATAGTGACCCTGTTCACGTGGCCACAGCCGTTAAAGTAGATCTCCAGCTCATCGGCAGTCGTCCCATAATCCACCTGTTCCCATTTAACACAGTTTATTTACAGCTCGAGTATGCAAGCTTATTAAATTCCACAAGTGGACACTTTACATGGCACCGAGTCAAACAAGACTTCATGTATTACATGTAAACACGATACAACTTAATTTTAGCTGAAAAACAAATTGATTAATCTGGCTTACGCATGTAGGAAAAGCACTGTTAGTTTTTGGAAAATGCATGGTACCTTAACTGATTAGTATGCCTCATGTGAATAGTTATGAGATGGATCAGTTTCAGAAGCCCATTGGTTAAAGGGCTTCTTGGTTGGACAAGGCGAGAAAGTGGTGTGGCTAGTTCTTTAGTTCAGAAATATGCATACGGATAACGTAAACAGACATTTGGTAAGTACCTGTAGAAGTCAGAACATGGAAGTGATACTGAATAATTATGATTATTATACATTTGggccactttttcaatggaataaaaacatgaattctgttcccttctagcgggtttcttgATGGCATGCGATATtgtcatcatatcgcttatcctccatgtattacgccactctccccaatggagaacgagcatgcaatattgttataatgtggcacgttgtcaagacaacatgacgtcacatcagagctcatgcggagatccaatgacaaaacttttctgctgcgcacaaTCGTTGCTTTGTCCGCCgcgaaagagagaagatgaggctaatccagtgctactgctaggactaagcaccaaataaataaactgaagatgcactgaacaccaaaaagactaccaaaacttcattatgcaTTCTTCAcgcacatttacaagagaaaatcACACCAACGGACatagaaaaactggaagagagacacgtcaaagatgtaaaacttctgcgctatgagtaactgacagtttgtaaacaaacatggctgcgaggtttgcttcgttaaaagcagaagattgagagaattttggctgccaggtcgctccgttgtgtgtagctgtcgatgcggATTTTAAAAGTAAATCAAATTACACAGGGATGACAATAATAATAACGGCTTTTTtgtggatatattccattcagctagcatgatactgacagAGTTGAAGATGAGCAGCTGAATGAAATAACACTcaaagctagccaatattattttattaaatattgcTATAAGTAACTTGAAAAATCAGTAGTTTTGCAAGCTAAAGAATTTTTTTTGTAGCCAGACATCCTGAATACTTTGTCCTCTGATACTCAGTTTGCTTCTCGCAAATTAGTTGTTGTATTAAAATATACTAAAGGCAATACTACACAGCATGTTTGCTTCACTTCCTGCAGCATGGTTCAAACAGGATTAAACCATCATCTGTCTTACAGTCATCAAACTACTCTTGGGTTCGCCTGGAGCCGACGTGAGAACACTTCAGTGTGCGCGAGTGCTGCATTCACATTTGCCAAAATGAACCACGCCAGTAGTGGCAGCGCAGCTGCATTCGACCGAAACAGACTGTCAAAGCAACACAGCTTTGGTTATGTGCGCAGTCTGTACAGACTGCGAGTTCCTCCTATATATGCCACCATCAACATTCATAGCATTTTAAGCTGTGATCCATTATGGAGCCATTTTTTTTGGTTTGGTGCTGATTTTCAATTATAACAATATATTTGATGAAGTTTTACAGTATCAACATTTATGTCCTCCATGTTACTATGAGCAACAACTGTCACTTTACTGGAGTTTACTGAAATATGAGGTAGATGAACGAACAGGTAGCTATACATCATAAGGCATGTGTGGTGTTTGACAAATATTGACCACAtggcaatggggggggggggggggggggtaatcatGGCATAGAACATGGCTTACATTCCCCACATAGACAGATCTGGTGTCAGCGTCTATCCTCTCCTCAGGCGTCATACTGTAGAAAAGTCctgatctctcacacacacacacacacacacacacacacacgcgcacacacacattggaGACACTTGATCTTAAGCTGAAACACCTTAAAGACCTGAACCAGAGCAGCTATTTAAACTCAAAGTTCATAAAAGATCAAACAATTTGAAAAAGCGACATAAGGAGTGTTGAGTCTCGCTAACAAAAATCTAACTTTTAATACAAATTCTTACACGTTTGCAAAAGCCAAAAACACTTTGCATGCTATATCCCTGTACCTTtagagagatgaacaaccataagTGGAAAAGGCAGTGAGCACCTTCCTTAACCAAACCCAACCTGGGAGCACAGTAATGCCAATGCGGATGGGTTTAGCTGCCCGAGCTCACCTGTCTGTAGAGAGCCGTAGGGAAACAGCTTGTCTGAACAGTACTGTGCTTCCCTCAgcttctcctcttcctcttcctccagcTCCATCACCCGTGCCTTGATCGCCTCCAACTCCTGCAGGATAAAAGGGCAAAAATGACAGCAGGCATTGCAGGCTCATATACACCTTACACATTTTACATACAATTATATGCACGGAGCTCCAGTTTTGCCTTTTTGCACTGGAATCCTGGAGGTTTA
This genomic window contains:
- the pabpn1l gene encoding embryonic polyadenylate-binding protein 2 gives rise to the protein MAEQIYNIKGALDSGSEFTEDAELEAIKARVMELEEEEEEKLREAQYCSDKLFPYGSLQTGLFYSMTPEERIDADTRSVYVGNVDYGTTADELEIYFNGCGHVNRVTILCDKFTGHPKGFAYIEFSDRESVRMAMALDETLFRGRVIKVCPKRTNMPGISSTDRGFMRGGRFRGRGIRASRFHNGFQGRFRSFMRGSGRAQPWYISY